From the Chiroxiphia lanceolata isolate bChiLan1 chromosome Z, bChiLan1.pri, whole genome shotgun sequence genome, one window contains:
- the LINGO2 gene encoding leucine-rich repeat and immunoglobulin-like domain-containing nogo receptor-interacting protein 2, whose product MRHTALSYWQPFLGLAMLLIFTGPTMGCPARCECSAQNKSVSCHRRRLMSIPEGIPIETKILDLSKNRLKSVNPEEFTSYPLLEEIDLSDNIVSNVEPGAFNNLFNLRSLRLKGNRLKLVPLGVFTGLSNLTKLDISENKIVILLDYMFQDLHNLKSLEVGDNDLVYISHRAFSGLLSLEQLTLERCNLTAVPTEALSHLHNLISLHLKQLNINALPAYAFKRLFRLKDLQIEAWPLLDMMPANSLYGLNLTSLSITNTNLSAVPYSAFKHLVYLTHLNLSYNPISTIEAGMLSDLVRLQELHMVGAQLRTIEPHAFQGLRFLRVLNVSQNLLETLEENVFHSSKSLEVLCINNNPLACDCRLLWILQRQPTLQFGGEPPMCAGPDSVRERSFRDFHSTALSFYFTCKKPKIQDKKLQYLVVEEGQTVQLMCNADGDPQPTISWVTPRRRLITTKSNGRATVLGDGTLEIRFAQDQDTGIYVCIASNAAGNDTYSASLMVKGFTSDRFLYANRTPMYMTDSNDTSSNGTNANSYSLDLKTILVSTAMGCFTFLGVVLFCFLLLFVWSRGKGKHKTSIDLEYVPRKNNGAVVEGEVSGPRRFNMKMI is encoded by the coding sequence ATGCGTCACACAGCTCTATCATACTGGCAGCCTTTCCTGGGTCTGGCTATGCTGCTAATCTTCACAGGCCCCACCATGGGCTGCCCGGCCCGCTGTGAGTGCTCGGCACAGAACAAGTCTGTCAGCTGTCACCGAAGGCGTCTGATGTCCATCCCAGAGGGCATTCCCATTGAGACCAAAATCTTGGACCTCAGCAAGAACCGACTGAAGAGCGTAAACCCTGAGGAATTCACATCGTACCCTTTGCTGGAGGAGATTGACCTCAGTGACAATATTGTCTCCAACGTGGAGCCTGGAGCCTTTAACAATCTCTTCAACTTGCGCTCCCTCCGGCTGAAAGGAAACCGTCTGAAGCTGGTCCCCCTTGGGGTGTTCACTGGGTTATCAAACTTAACAAAGCTTGATATAAGTGAAAACAAGATTGTCATTTTGCTGGACTACATGTTCCAAGATCTGCATAACCTTAAATCCTTGGAGGTTGGGGACAATGATTTGGTGTATATATCACACAGGGCCTTCAGTGGGCTGCTTAGCTTGGAGCAGCTCACCCTGGAGAGATGCAACCTCACAGCCGTACCAACAGAAGCTCTTTCTCACCTCCACAACCTCATCAGTCTGCATTTGAAACAGCTCAACATTAACGCTTTGCCGGCGTATGCCTTTAAAAGACTGTTTCGCCTGAAAGACCTACAGATAGAGGCCTGGCCCCTCCTGGACATGATGCCTGCCAACAGTTTGTACGGTCTCAATCTTACTTCTCTCTCCATCACCAACACCAACCTGTCTGCTGTACCTTACTCTGCTTTTAAGCACCTGGTTTACCTGACACATCTCAACCTCTCTTACAACCCCATCAGCACCATCGAAGCAGGCATGCTGTCAGATTTAGTGCGCCTGCAGGAGCTCCACATGGTGGGGGCCCAGCTGCGCACCATTGAACCACACGCTTTCCAAGGGCTCCGATTCTTACGTGTACTTAACGTGTCCCAAAACCTGCTAGAAACCCTAGAAGAGAATGTATTCCATTCCTCCAAAAGCCTTGAGGTCCTCTGTATTAACAACAACCCTCTGGCCTGTGACTGCCGTCTCCTTTGGATTTTGCAGCGGCAGCCCACCTTGCAGTTCGGGGGTGAGCCACCGATGTGTGCTGGCCCAGACAGTGTAAGAGAGAGGTCATTCAGAGACTTTCACAGCACAGctctttccttttacttcacCTGCAAGAAACCCAAGATACAAGACAAGAAGTTGCAGTACCTGGTGGTGGAGGAAGGCCAGACAGTGCAGTTGATGTGCAATGCTGATGGGGACCCGCAGCCTACCATCTCCTGGGTTACCCCACGCCGGAGACTGATCACAACTAAATCAAATGGTAGAGCCACGGTGCTGGGAGATGGCACCCTGGAGATCCGATTTGCTCAAGATCAGGACACTGGGATCTACGTCTGTATTGCAAGTAACGCAGCTGGGAATGACACCTATTCGGCCTCCCTTATGGTAAAGGGGTTTACTTCAGATCGTTTCCTTTATGCCAACAGGACCCCTATGTATATGACAGACTCCAACGACACAAGTTCCAATGGAACTAATGCGAACAGCTACTCTCTGGACCTTAAGACAATATTGGTGTCCACAGCTATGGGCTGTTTCACATTCCTTggagtggttttattttgtttcctgcttctttttgtCTGGAGCCGAGGGAAGggcaaacacaaaaccagcattGACCTTGAATATGTCCCTCGCAAAAACAATGGTGCTGTGGTTGAAGGGGAGGTTTCTGGACCACGACGGTTCAATATGAAAATGATTTGA